CTTTCATTGGGGAACCGAGCGTCGGAACCACGCGATTAACCGCGCGAAATCATATCACACGAGGCCAGAAAAAACACGTGCCAGGCCGCCTGTTCAAGGGGCTAAGCCTGGCACCGTTTCAGCCTCGCCGGAGGCCCGAGCCCCGGTTACGCGTTGACTTTCGCATCCTTCCGGAACGGGATCACGCCCGGGAGCTCCCACTTCTCCCACATCTCGTCCACCTTGGCCTGGAAGTACCCCAGATCCTCCTCGGTGAAGTGGGCGCAGCGCCCCTGCTTGAGCAGGTACTCCCGAAC
Above is a window of Candidatus Rokuibacteriota bacterium DNA encoding:
- a CDS encoding pyruvate synthase; translation: VREYLLKQGRCAHFTEEDLGYFQAKVDEMWEKWELPGVIPFRKDAKVNA